The stretch of DNA GCCAGCGCCGTGGTCTGGGTGAACAGCGCGCCGGCAATGCCGGCGTAGAACGCCGCCACGGTGTAGATCGCGATCAGGCGGCGGTTGACGGGCACGCCGATCGCAGATGCCCGCAAGGGATTGTTCTTGATCGCGCGCAGCGACAGGCCGAACGGCGAATTCACGATCCGCCGCGCCAGCAGAAACAGCAGGAACAGCACGATCAGCGAGTAGAAGAAGCCAGTCTTGCCGAACATGTCGAACGCAAACAGGCCGAGGATCGGCTGCATCTCGATGCCCTGCAGGCCGTCGGTGCCGCCGGTAATGTTGGAGAAGCGCTCCGCCAGCGCCTCCAGCAGAAGCGCGATGCCGAGCGTCACCATCAGGCGCGTCAGGTCGACGCCGCGGATGACCAGGAAGCTGGTGAGAAAGCCGAGCACGGTCGCAATCAGGCCGGCCGCGACAAGTGCGACGACCGGCTCGTTGATGATGCCGTGCAGAGCCAATAGCCCTGCCGAATAGGCGCCGACACCGAAGAAGGCGGCGTGCCCCAGCGAGACGATGCCGGCGTAGCCGAGGATCAGATCGAGCGACAGCGTGAACAACGCCAGCCGAATGATGTCGGTCATGATCAGATAGCGGGAGGGAAACAGGAACGCGCAGGATGCCGCGAGAATCCAGAACGCGATTTCAGCGGGACGCCAGCGGGCGCGGGCGATGGCATGGGATGAGACGTCGGTTGCTGCGGTCATCGCGGGCTCATCGCGTGGCGGTGCGGCCGAACAGGCCGTTCGGGCGCCAGATCAGGATGACGATCATGATGGTGTAGATGACGAACGGTCCCATCTTCGGCACGTAATATTTGCCGGCGACGTCGCCGATGCCGAGCAGGAGCGAAGCGAGGAACGGCCCGGTGATGCTGGAGGAGCCGCCGACGGTGACCACGATCAGGAAGTAGATCATGAATTTTAGCGGAAAGTACGGATCGAGCCCGAGGATTTCGGCGCTCAGCGCCCCGCCGAGGCCGGCAAGGCCGCAGCCGAAAGCAAAGGTGAAGGCAAAGACCTGCGGCACGTTGATGCCGAGGCCACTGGCAGCGCGGGGATCGTCGACCGCCGCGCGCAGGCGGCTGCCGAAGCGGGTTTTCGCCAGGATCAATTGCAGCGCCACCGTCAGCAGGCCGCAGATCACGATGATCATCAGCCGGTAGCGGCCGATGCCGACGCCGAAGAAATCGAACTGGCCCTCGAGCGCCGCCGGAAGCTTGATGAAGATCCGCGACGATCCCATGATGTAGTCCACCGCCGCCACCGACATGAAGGTCAGACCGATGGTGAACAGCACCTGGTCGAGATGGCTGCGGGTATAGAGGTGGCGGTAGAGCGTGCGCTCCAGTGCCACGCCGATTACAGCGCTCGCGACAAAGGCGAGCGGCAGCGCCGTAAAGAACGGCCAGCCGGAATTGTTCACCAGCACCGCGCAGATATAGCCGCCGGTCATGGCGAAGGCGCCATGGGCAAGGTTGACGAAATTCATCAGCCCCAGCGTCACTGCCAGCCCGCAAGCGAGCACGAACAGCAGCATGCCGTAGGCGACACCGTCGAACAGGATGGTGAAGAGCGTGGTCATGGATAAGGTTGAGCCTCTACGTGGGACCCGTCATTCCGGGATGGTCCGAAGGACCAGACCTCAGGTGCGCAATTGCGCACCGGGGAATCTCGAGATCCCGGGTTCGCGCTGACGCGCGCCCCGGGATGACGGCTTCGCCGTCACTTCTTGGTCTTGCCGGAATCCTTCACCGCCTCGAAGGTCGCGAATTCGACGTTGTAGAGTTCGCCGTCGACCTTCTCGACCTTGCGGATGTAGATGTTCTGCACGATGTCGCGGGTTTCCGGATCGATCGAGATCGGGCCGCGCGGGCTTTCCCACTTCATGCCCTTTCATCGCCGCGATCAGCGCATCGCCGTCGGTCTTGCCGCCGGTTTTCTTCAGCGCCTCGTAGATCAGGCGGATGCCGTCATAGCCGCCGACCGCCATGAAGCCCGGGCGCTGGTTGAAGGCTTTCTTGTAGGCGGCGACGAATTCCTTGTTTGCCGCCGAGGGATGGGCCGCGGAATAGAGATGCGCGGTGACGGTGCCGAGCGCAGCATCCCCCATGCCGTTGAGCAGGTCGTCGTCCATCACGTCGCCGGGGCCGATCACCTTGATGCCGGACTTGTCGAGCCCGCGCTCGGCATATTGCTTCATGAAGTTGCCGCCCTGTCCTGCCGGCACGAACACGAACACAGCGTCAGGCTTCGAATCCTTCATGCGTTGCAGAAACGGAGCGAAATCAGGGTTTTGCAGCGGCACCTTCACCTCTTCCACGATCTCGCCGCCACCGGCGGTGAAGTTCTGCTTGAAGAAGTTCAGCGCGTCATTACCGGGCGCATAGTCGGAGGTCAGGGTCGCGACCTTCTTGATGCCGTTCTTGGCGGCCCAGTCACCGATAATGGTCGACGACTGCGCCAGCGTGAAGGAGGTGCGCACGATATAGGGCGAACGCTCGGTAATGATCGAGGTGCCCGCCGCCATCACGATTTCCGGAACCTTGGCCTGCGTCGCCAGCGGCGCCGCCGCAAGGGCGGCCGGCGTCACGCCGAAGCCCGCGATGAAATTGACCTTGTCGTTGACGATCAGTTCCTGCGCCAGGCGCTTGGTGTTGTCGGGAACCGCGGCATCATCCTTCAGGATGACTTCGATCTTCTTGCCGGCGACAGTGTCGCCGTTCTGCTGCATATAGAGCTTGACCGCGTTGTCGATCTGCTTGCCGGTCGATGCCTGGCCGCCGGTCATCGGCAGGATCAGGCCGATCTTGACGGTCTCCTGGGCGTGAGCCGGCGCGAACGCCAGCATGCCGGCGACGGCGCCTGCGGCCAGCAACATGTGACTGCGAATAGACATGAACATCTCTCCCCCCTGATCGGCCTTGTGTCCTCGAACCGAGTCCCCGGCCCTTGATCTCCACCATAACCCAGATTTTTCGGCCGGGTAGCGCGGCAACATGGCGTCCTTGGCCGCCCTCTTGTCAATCGGGCCATTGGCGTGCCGCGGCGAAGTTGCCAAGGCAACGGTAACTGTCGTGAAGTACCCCGACGGTATTATAATATAATTATTGCTGCCCGACGTCTCCCAAGCGCGGATCGCCTATTTGTACGATTGTACAAATGAAATGGTCCTGTCAACAAAGAAGCGCCCTTGCCGGTTCCTGAAAAGGCAGCGCCGCCCTAAATCCATCATCCTTAAGGGGTCAGGCTGTACCTTCTGCCAATGCCGACCAGCGCGCGCCATATTGTCACGATCATCACCGTTGCCCTTGCGGGCTGCGGCGTGAGCGGCTGCGGAACGATCAACGAGAAGCTGGCCGCCGGCGTCAGCGACGCCATTCCGGCGGCGATCGGCGGCATGCCCGCGGACGCGCCGCCGCGTCCCGGCACCGCGAAATACGACGAGTACATGCGAGAGCGCGAGCGGAAGCGGCTGTTGCCGGCTTCCGAACGGGGTGAGGAAGCCAAGCCAGCGCCCTCATCGCAGGGCGCGGCTCGCTAGAGCTGCTACGTCAGTCCATGAATACGACTGTCTTGCGGCCATTGAGGATCACGCGGTCCTCGAGGTGATGACGCATGGCGCGCGCCAGCACGCGGCGCTCGATGTCGCGGCCCTTGCGCGAGAGATCTTCCGGCGTGTCGCGGTGGCTGATGCGCTCGACGTCCTGGTCGATGATCGGGCCTTCGTCGAGGTCGCGGGTGACGTAATGCGCGGTGGCGCCGATCAGCTTGACGCCGCGCTCATGCGCCTGGTGGTAGGGCCGCGCGCCCTTGAAGCCCGGCAGAAACGAGTGGTGGATGTTGATGCAGCGCCCCGACAGTCTTGCCGACATCTCGTCCGACAGGATCTGCATGTAGCGCGCCAGCACCACGAGATCGGTCCTGGTGTCCTGAGCCAGTTTCCAGACCGCCTGTTCCTGCTCGCGCCTGGTTTCCTTCGTCACCGGCATGTAGTGGAACGGGATCTCGCCGAAATCGAGATTGCCGTAGGTCTCGCGCGGATGGTTGGAGACAACAGCGGTCGGGATCATCTCGAGTTCGCCGGTGCGCCAGCGATAGAGGATATCGACCAGGCAATGATCCGACTTGGATACCAGCAGCATCACCCGGCGGCGATTGGCGCGGTCGCGCATCTGCCATTCCATGGCAAAGCGATCGGCGATCGCGGCAAAGCCGGTCTGCAGCGCCTGCAATTCGACGGCGAGATCGGCGGCATTGAACACCACCCGCATGAAGAATTTTTTGGTCTCGATGTCGTCGAACTGTTGGGCGTCCAGGATGTTCTGCCCATTATGGGCGAGAAAGGTCGACACCGCGGAGACGATACCGGGGCGATCCGGGCAGGACAGGGTCAGGACGAACTGATGATCGGGCATGGCGAAGCTGGCTACAATTCAGGCAAAAGGGTGAAGCGGCGATTGCGGCCCTGCTCTATCACCGCGCCTACGCTTGCGCCAATCCCGAAACCGGGGTCAGGATGAACAAAGCGCGAAGCAAAAGCGTTGGAGCGAGATCATGGCTGACAGATTGAACGGTTACCGCATCCTGATCCTGGAAACGCGCGAGGAAGCGCAGTTTTCCCGCCTGCTCACCGAGCAGGGCGCCGATGTGCTGCAATGTCCGATGTTCACCATCCACGACGCGCCGGACCCGGCGCCGGTCGAAGCCTGGATCAGGCGATCTATTGAAAAGCCTCTCGATGACATGGTGCTGATGACCGGCGAAGGACTGCGCCGGCTGATGAAGGTGGTCCGCCGCATGGGCGCCGAAGCGGCATTCGTCGCCGCGCTCGGCAAAGCGCGCAAATTTGCGCGCGGGCCCAAACCAGGCAAGGCGCTGCGCGAGATCGGGCTGGAACCGCAGATCACGACGGAAAAGCCGACCTCCGAAGGCATTGCCGAGATGCTGTCGCGCCTCGATCTCGGCGGCCATCGCCTCGGCCTGCAGCTTTACCCGGACAAGGATCACAGTGTCCTGATCGGTGCGATCAAGGCGCAGGGCGCCGAGGTCGATACCGTGCTGCCCTATGCCTACGACGCGCAGGCCGCCGACGCCAACATCATCACCGCGATCGACGAGATGGCGGCCGGCCGCATCGACGCCATCGCACTGACCAATCTCGGCCAGATCCGCCGCCTGATCGAGGTCGCCCGCGCGCGAGGTTGCGAGGACCGGTTACGCGAGGGGTTAGAGCGCACCCCGATCGCTTCCGTCGGACCGGCGGTGTCGGAAGAACTCAAGTCTCACGGCCTGCGCACCGACATCTACCCGGCAGAGGACGCGTTCTTCATGAGGCCGCTGATCTCGGCGATGGCGGCGGCGCTCGGCAAAAATCCGCCGCGCGCGGCTGCGGGAGGCTGAGAAGCTCAACCACGACCCAGATATGGATGCAGCGCCCTCTTAACTGCACCCCGCTCGCGATCCTTTGATCGGCTTCATATCCTCCTCCGACACAACGCAGGCCGTGCTCAAGTCGCCTTCCGGCGGCGGTGTCTGGCGCGGCAACATGAAGGTCCCAGCAGCGCCAGCGGGCAATCTGAACTTTCCGTAAATTCTGAACTTGTCCGGCGACGTAAACGGTTTGAAGTCATCGCCATTGATCCTGACGCCGCGGCTCGTTCCGGTGATCGCCAGCGATCCGGTATCGACCAGTTCCGCGAGACCTGCACGTTCGGGCAGCACGGAATAACGCTTCACCGGATGATCCGATATTACCGACCCGACATCAATCTGCGCGACCCCGGCAGGGAAAACCTCTCGGACTTCACGCCACAGCAGTTCGCCGAACCCCTCCCTTGGCAGCTGGATCGAATTTCGAACCGGCCGATCCGGGAAATGCCGCACGGCCGGAACACGGAAGGTGCCTGCGCTGTACTCGCCGCCGATCTCGTCCACGGCACGTCCCAGCAGCAGGGCCGCACTTTCCTGGGCACTACCATCCTTCATGGTTGTGTCCCACGGCGGCACGAGACATCCCGGATGCGCGGTGAAGCGTATCCTTTCACGCGCAACGCCCATGACACCGACGAGAGGCTTTTTGCGGCCTTGCGTGTCGTCGACCGCAGCTTCCGCATGGGCCACGACACCGGCGATGCGCGCGGTCGCGCCGACAATATCCCAGATGATCGCGCGACCGCTCGCTAACGCCAGATACAACGGCTCGCTTCCCGGCGCGATCTCGATGGTCGTTATGTACGTTACCTGATCCTGAGTTCCGATCCACGCGTTCGACAGTGCCCTGCCTTGAATTGCACCGAGAAGCACTGTTTTCATGCCGGGCGGCGCAGCGGGCACGTCGCATCCCACCTTGGCAGCTTCCAGCCGCAGCTTCCTGGCATGCGCCTCCTGCGCGCGCTGCGTCGCCTGCCGGGCCTCATTGAGACGCTTGCCAAAATCCGCAGCTTCGGCCGCAGATATGCGACCATCCCGATCCCGGTCGACCGCATCGAATTGCTCGCGTACGGCCGCCTCGTATTCGGCGAGAGAGACGGCCCCATCTCCATTGATGTCCAACGTCATCGGCACGAATTGGGACGAGGCGCGTTGCTGCCAGCCGCTGGTGGCCTGCTCGGCCAGTCTTTTCGCTTCCTGCTCGATCTCGGCGGCGGTTATGACGCCGTCGCGGTCGGCATCCGGCTTGAGTGCGTCGGCTACAAGCTTTTCAAGCTGAAGACTAACCTGCTGCAAGCTCGGCTCGAGCTGCACGCCGTTGGTGTTTATCATTTGCCGCGCCCGGGGCTCCATCGCGGCGGTGATCTCTTCCTTCGTGACGCTTCCGTTGCCATCGAGATCGTAGATCAGGATTTGGGCGATAACCTGCGATCGCCGCTGCGCCGCCGTGATCTTGCGTAGATTGTCGATCCCTTGCATCGTAACCCCGCGATCATCGGGGTTGCTTGCATAGAACGCAGTCAGCATCTGCGATCTGACTTCCACCCAGGTGACATCCGCACGAAGCGAGCCGCCCATCCTCGCGACGATCCATTCGGAACTGGCCCGGGCCGGCGTAACCAGGCTTGCCAGGCACACCGCCGAAACCCCCAGATGGTAAACAAACGTCAACCGCATCTAAACCTCCACACAGGAAGGCATACGGTGTGGCGCAGATTGATTAAACTTGCTGTCCCGCCTTATCTAAAATTGTATCGCCGGCCTATTCCTGCTCTAGCTGTGTTACTCCCTATTCCACCTTGGCGCCGGCGAACTTGACCACCTTGCCCCATTTGTCGGTTTCGTCCGCCACCAGCTTGCCGAAGTCGGCGGGCGAGCCCGGCAGCAGGATGGCGCCGATCTCGGCAAAGCGTGCCTTTGCCTTGGGATCGGCGAGGATTTCGTTCACCGCCTTGTTCAGCTTGTCGACAATTTCTGGCGGCATGCCCTTTGGCGCTGCGAGGCCATACCAGGCGCTCGCCTCGTAGCCCGGCAGGTAATCTGCGACCAACGGCAAATCCGGCAGCACGTCCGAGCGCGTAGTGCTGGTGACCGCAAGCCCGCGCAGCTTGCCGGATTTGACGTGCTCGGCGCAGGTCGGAAGATTATCGAACATGACATGCATCTGGCCGGACAGCATGTCGGTGAGTGCCGGCGCGCCTCCCCGGTAAGGCACATGCTGCATGTTGATGCCGGTGAGCATCTTGAACAGCTCGCCCGACATATGGATCGTCGACCCGTTCCCGGAAGACGCCATGTTGAGCTTGCCGGGATTGGCCTTGGCATAGGCGATCAGTTCGGGAATCGACTTGATAGGCAGTGACGGATGCACCACCACGACATTGGGAAAGCGAATGATGCCGGCGATCGGCTCCATCTCCTTCATGAAATCGAACGGCAGCTTGTCGTAGAGCGTGGCGTTGATGGCGTTGGCCGGCGCGACCAGCAGCAGCGTGTAGCCGTCGGGCGCGGCGCGCAGCACGGACTCGGTCGCGATATTGGTGCCGCCGCCCGGCCGGTTTTCGATCACGAAGGACTGCCCGAGCTTTTCCGATAGCCACTGTCCCATCAGGCGCGCGGTGAGGTCCGCCGAACCGCCGGGCGTATAGCCGATCACAAGGCGAACCGGCCGCGACGGATAGGCCTGCGCGCTTGCGTTTCCGGATGTAAGTGGAAGCGCAGCCGCACCGGCTGCGAGTTGCAGAAATTGACGACGCTGAAATTTCATTATGCTTCCTCCGAGACACCGGCGGCTCTTGCGGCACGCCTGGATGCGGGCATCCTATCCGCGCGGCGTCGCGAAGCCGACAGATATTCTTAAGTAGGAGCCGGAAGGCTCACCGCGTCACTTCGTCTCGCTCAAGAACGCCTGATAGGCGAGCCTGATGCCGTCCTCGAGCGAGGTAGAGGCACGCCAGCCGAGCTTGGCCAGCCGGCTGACGTCGAGCAGCTTGCGCGGCGTGCCGTCCGGCCGTGACGTGTCGAAGCTGATCTCGCCGGTATAGCCGACAGTCGC from Bradyrhizobium sp. AZCC 1693 encodes:
- a CDS encoding branched-chain amino acid ABC transporter permease: MTTLFTILFDGVAYGMLLFVLACGLAVTLGLMNFVNLAHGAFAMTGGYICAVLVNNSGWPFFTALPLAFVASAVIGVALERTLYRHLYTRSHLDQVLFTIGLTFMSVAAVDYIMGSSRIFIKLPAALEGQFDFFGVGIGRYRLMIIVICGLLTVALQLILAKTRFGSRLRAAVDDPRAASGLGINVPQVFAFTFAFGCGLAGLGGALSAEILGLDPYFPLKFMIYFLIVVTVGGSSSITGPFLASLLLGIGDVAGKYYVPKMGPFVIYTIMIVILIWRPNGLFGRTATR
- a CDS encoding Bug family tripartite tricarboxylate transporter substrate binding protein; the encoded protein is MKFQRRQFLQLAAGAAALPLTSGNASAQAYPSRPVRLVIGYTPGGSADLTARLMGQWLSEKLGQSFVIENRPGGGTNIATESVLRAAPDGYTLLLVAPANAINATLYDKLPFDFMKEMEPIAGIIRFPNVVVVHPSLPIKSIPELIAYAKANPGKLNMASSGNGSTIHMSGELFKMLTGINMQHVPYRGGAPALTDMLSGQMHVMFDNLPTCAEHVKSGKLRGLAVTSTTRSDVLPDLPLVADYLPGYEASAWYGLAAPKGMPPEIVDKLNKAVNEILADPKAKARFAEIGAILLPGSPADFGKLVADETDKWGKVVKFAGAKVE
- a CDS encoding ABC transporter substrate-binding protein is translated as MSIRSHMLLAAGAVAGMLAFAPAHAQETVKIGLILPMTGGQASTGKQIDNAVKLYMQQNGDTVAGKKIEVILKDDAAVPDNTKRLAQELIVNDKVNFIAGFGVTPAALAAAPLATQAKVPEIVMAAGTSIITERSPYIVRTSFTLAQSSTIIGDWAAKNGIKKVATLTSDYAPGNDALNFFKQNFTAGGGEIVEEVKVPLQNPDFAPFLQRMKDSKPDAVFVFVPAGQGGNFMKQYAERGLDKSGIKVIGPGDVMDDDLLNGMGDAALGTVTAHLYSAAHPSAANKEFVAAYKKAFNQRPGFMAVGGYDGIRLIYEALKKTGGKTDGDALIAAMKGHEVGKPARPDLDRSGNPRHRAEHLHPQGREGRRRTLQRRIRDLRGGEGFRQDQEVTAKPSSRGARQREPGISRFPGAQLRT
- the purU gene encoding formyltetrahydrofolate deformylase; this encodes MPDHQFVLTLSCPDRPGIVSAVSTFLAHNGQNILDAQQFDDIETKKFFMRVVFNAADLAVELQALQTGFAAIADRFAMEWQMRDRANRRRVMLLVSKSDHCLVDILYRWRTGELEMIPTAVVSNHPRETYGNLDFGEIPFHYMPVTKETRREQEQAVWKLAQDTRTDLVVLARYMQILSDEMSARLSGRCINIHHSFLPGFKGARPYHQAHERGVKLIGATAHYVTRDLDEGPIIDQDVERISHRDTPEDLSRKGRDIERRVLARAMRHHLEDRVILNGRKTVVFMD
- a CDS encoding EF-hand domain-containing protein, with the translated sequence MRLTFVYHLGVSAVCLASLVTPARASSEWIVARMGGSLRADVTWVEVRSQMLTAFYASNPDDRGVTMQGIDNLRKITAAQRRSQVIAQILIYDLDGNGSVTKEEITAAMEPRARQMINTNGVQLEPSLQQVSLQLEKLVADALKPDADRDGVITAAEIEQEAKRLAEQATSGWQQRASSQFVPMTLDINGDGAVSLAEYEAAVREQFDAVDRDRDGRISAAEAADFGKRLNEARQATQRAQEAHARKLRLEAAKVGCDVPAAPPGMKTVLLGAIQGRALSNAWIGTQDQVTYITTIEIAPGSEPLYLALASGRAIIWDIVGATARIAGVVAHAEAAVDDTQGRKKPLVGVMGVARERIRFTAHPGCLVPPWDTTMKDGSAQESAALLLGRAVDEIGGEYSAGTFRVPAVRHFPDRPVRNSIQLPREGFGELLWREVREVFPAGVAQIDVGSVISDHPVKRYSVLPERAGLAELVDTGSLAITGTSRGVRINGDDFKPFTSPDKFRIYGKFRLPAGAAGTFMLPRQTPPPEGDLSTACVVSEEDMKPIKGSRAGCS
- a CDS encoding uroporphyrinogen-III synthase encodes the protein MADRLNGYRILILETREEAQFSRLLTEQGADVLQCPMFTIHDAPDPAPVEAWIRRSIEKPLDDMVLMTGEGLRRLMKVVRRMGAEAAFVAALGKARKFARGPKPGKALREIGLEPQITTEKPTSEGIAEMLSRLDLGGHRLGLQLYPDKDHSVLIGAIKAQGAEVDTVLPYAYDAQAADANIITAIDEMAAGRIDAIALTNLGQIRRLIEVARARGCEDRLREGLERTPIASVGPAVSEELKSHGLRTDIYPAEDAFFMRPLISAMAAALGKNPPRAAAGG
- a CDS encoding branched-chain amino acid ABC transporter permease → MTAATDVSSHAIARARWRPAEIAFWILAASCAFLFPSRYLIMTDIIRLALFTLSLDLILGYAGIVSLGHAAFFGVGAYSAGLLALHGIINEPVVALVAAGLIATVLGFLTSFLVIRGVDLTRLMVTLGIALLLEALAERFSNITGGTDGLQGIEMQPILGLFAFDMFGKTGFFYSLIVLFLLFLLARRIVNSPFGLSLRAIKNNPLRASAIGVPVNRRLIAIYTVAAFYAGIAGALFTQTTALASLDVFAFERSADLMLVLVIGGTGYLYGGLIGAVVFKMLQELFQTITPQYWMFWIGLVLVVIVLVGRERIHRWVLWGPNLLISQVFGRKAVVAVPESDAP